The genomic stretch ATACTTGTTAATCAAGTAGCAAGCAGTGTTGACTGCTTCAGCCCATGAACCAAGTCCTCCATAACCAACTTGTTCAACAAGTAGAAACTCACATGCCAATCATCTTCGCCATaactcagcatcatcatcaatgaCACTTAGGCATGTTAGATTACCACCATGCAAGGACTTAAAATCAGCAATGTAAACATTCTTTTATCTTTTGGCCACAAGCACCACCTCACTAGTCACAAGATTTGTGACTGTccatatcttggacaagaatttCACTTTATTTCCCTTGTCACATATCTGAGAAACACTCAAGAAACTGTACTTCAGGACATTGACATAGTACTTGTTCTCAATTgagtgagtgagtgacttcccaatCCTTCCTACTCCTAGAGTGTACCCCTTTTAGCTATTTCCAAAGACACTCTCTTCTTGCAGGGCCTTATGTGAAAGGAAATCATTtgtacttccagtcatatgctttgagtagctgctatccatgtaccattgtAGGCTGCTCTCTTTCATTGTTCCCTGTACAAGAAAATCAGgagttagacttaggaacccaaatGAGTTTGGGTTCCTTGTAATGAGGAAAGGGGTGAATGAGGGCTCTTTTGGTCCAAGCAGGCATTATACATTTTTATGTGGAGGACCAGGTTCCGTAGCAACAGTTACTTTTTCAGCAAaaactttgtttttctgttgAGACTGAATTCTAGCCTTACAATTTTTCTTAAAGTGCCCAGTGTTGCCACAGTGAGTGCAAAGCCAATTGTCAGGTACAATAACGTACTTGCTATAAGGGTTGTAGGGAGTCTTTtccctttggaacccgattccctgcCTATTCCTCCCATTGTTTGTGTACAAGGCAGTGATAGcatcagaggaccaggtccacttaagtgatttttcaagatcacttttcactcttcctagttcttcctgaagttgtttgtttttATCAAGCTCAGCACACAGACTAGACTTCACTGAATTTAACTCActttcaagcttaatgtgtgtctcacttgcaacttcctttccCTTTTGAGAATTCTCAGGCCTACTTTTCATTTTAAGTTCCCCAATTGTTTCCTTTAAGTTTACAACTACCACTAataggtcatctctctcatgctcAATGTTAGCATTACTCTTAGTTAAaacctctttttctttcttcagactctcaatggtttcctctaagTTTATAATGGAAGCTACCATGTAATCCCTCTCTTGTTCAATGCCACCAATTTCTTCTACTAAAGAATTTTTCTCATTAATGAggctatgataggcatcaatGAACACATTTTCTAAGGGCATCAATTTTTTCTTAGAGTAAGTTTTCaaatttctttgaacatcaaGAAAACTTACCTCATCTTCCTCATTGTCCTCATCATCATCAGATTTGGCCATGAGTGCAAAGATTGACTCATATTCTGAAGATCCATTGTCAGCAACCATCATATTTTCACCTTCAGATTCACTAGAGGAATTTTCCCAATCAACCAGGGCTTGCTTCACCATGTTGTCAGCAACATCTCTTCTTTTGAACTTTCTATCATGGACCTGGTTCCTTTTAGTGGCCTTTTTAGTGTTGGTTTTGTAATGATCCTGCTTATAAAGAGGACGGTCTTTAATGAAGTGtacaaactttccacacttatggcAGCAATCATTTTCTTCTTTTGGAATCTTCGAGTGAGATACTCCATGTCGGATTTATCACTACTTGAGTCTTTGTTGGCAACCTTGAGATACTCCTTGTCGAAATTCCTGCTGGAACTTCTTTTCTTTGGAATCCCACCATTTTTTCGAATCATCTTTTGGAATCTTAGAGTGAGATACTCCATGTCGGATTCATCACTACTTGAGTCTTTGTTGGCAACCTTGAGAACCATGTTCTTCTCCTTTTTGGGCTCTCTTTTTTTAAGATCCTTCTTTCTCTTCATCTCATAAGTTTTGAGATTTCCAATGAGTTCATCAATGGTTAGGTTCTGCAAATCCTTGGCTTCAGTGATAGCATTCACTTTACTTTCCCAAGAACCTGGTAAAATACTAAGTATTTTCCGGACC from Nicotiana sylvestris chromosome 12, ASM39365v2, whole genome shotgun sequence encodes the following:
- the LOC138883900 gene encoding uncharacterized protein, giving the protein MLAVLVCYEKKGDYGPLKGYYPGSVRSELAQGLWMDLNVNMGPISGQGENHIQVKQSKIDMLTTEYEPFEMKEDESIQDMHTRFTSIINELHSFGSWESKVNAITEAKDLQNLTIDELIGNLKTYEMKRKKDLKKREPKKEKNMVLKVANKDSSSDESDMEYLTLRFQKMIRKNGGIPKKRSSSRNFDKEYLKVANKDSSSDKSDMEYLTRRFQKKKMIAAISDHYKTNTKKATKRNQVHDRKFKRRDVADNMVKQALVDWENSSSESEGENMMVADNGSSEYESIFALMAKSDDDEDNEEDEVSFLDVQRNLKTYSKKKLMPLENVFIDAYHSLINEKNSLVEEIGGIEQERDYMVASIINLEETIESLKKEKEVLTKSNANIEHERDDLLVVVVNLKETIGELKMKSRPENSQKGKEVASETHIKLESELNSVKSSLCAELDKNKQLQEELGRVKSDLEKSLKWTWSSDAITALYTNNGRNRQGIGFQREKTPYNPYSKYVIVPDNWLCTHCGNTGHFKKNCKARIQSQQKNKVFAEKVTVATEPGPPHKNGTMKESSLQWYMDSSYSKHMTGRSHNKEYEDGEFTNAPGKAIDIANGKTDLMSQVKQKDEGDAIESPKGIEDPGDSFDLVGYVDADYVEYLVDKNSIFGTAHFLGSYFISWGTKKQTVWLFLLLKLICDQYFAFAKVDCLYEVLEDGGPCSIHLHQGTDQGTI